One stretch of Clupea harengus chromosome 2, Ch_v2.0.2, whole genome shotgun sequence DNA includes these proteins:
- the stx19 gene encoding syntaxin-19 — translation MKDRMEELRQRVKSSRDLNGSDPFSEDYDDDELFPPPQAVIFEEEPVLENFLSEAQRIRDSIDELEAEVKKFSQQQRNLVATMRRLSVMKKESRITRDIKLRAESLHKKLDMLAKQAKKMEVELGPNAATVRVQKTQHADLLRHFQRVMLQYNNSLLSKQDKCKHFIRRQLEVSGRAVTEAEVDDMMEQGKWEVFNENILLDSKITRHQLSEIEQRHKELLNLESNMKDLRDLFLDVFLLVQEQGEYIERIQTNVERTQDYVQVTNEKFKMAARYKKKNPLKRLLCCCCPWSCC, via the coding sequence ATGAAGGACCGCATGGAGGAGCTGCGACAGAGGGTGAAGTCCAGTCGGGACCTGAACGGCAGCGACCCTTTTAGCGAGGACTATGACGACGATGAGCTATTTCCACCACCTCAAGCTGTGATCTTTGAGGAAGAACCAGTTCTGGAGAACTTCCTGTCTGAGGCTCAACGCATCCGTGACAGCATCGACGAACTAGAAGCTGAGGTGAAGAAGTTCAGCCAACAGCAGCGCAACCTGGTGGCCACCATGAGGCGCCTCAGCGTCATGAAGAAGGAGAGCAGGATCACGCGCGACATCAAGCTGCGCGCCGAGAGCCTCCACAAGAAGCTGGACATGCTGGCCAAGCAGGCCAAGAAGATGGAGGTTGAGCTGGGCCCCAATGCAGCCACAGTGCGCGTCCAGAAAACCCAGCATGCCGATCTGCTCCGACACTTCCAAAGAGTGATGCTCCAGTACAACAACTCCCTGCTCAGCAAGCAGGACAAGTGTAAGCACTTCATCCGCCGTCAGCTGGAGGTGTCTGGGCGGGCAGTGACTGAGGCGGAGGTGGACGACATGATGGAGCAGGGGAAGTGGGAAGTGTTCAACGAGAACATCCTGCTGGACTCCAAGATCACTCGCCATCAGCTGTCAGAGATCGAGCAGCGGCACAAGGAGCTGCTCAACCTGGAGAGTAACATGAAGGACCTGAGGGACCTCTTTCTGGATGTTTTCTTGCTGGTGCAAGAGCAGGGAGAATACATTGAGCGAATCCAGACAAATGTCGAGAGGACACAAGATTATGTGCAGGTCACAAATGAGAAGTttaaaatggctgccaggtacaAGAAGAAGAATCCTTTGAAGAGACTGTTGTGTTGCTGCTGTCCTTGGAGCTGCTGCTGA